AGCTCCTTCGTTTCTTCCAACTCCTTTCTAAGCTGTTCATTTGCAGCTTCCATTTTTGGGtacttgtcaagcagctcttcaCGGTGCCTAGACAAGCAATCAACCCTATCTGCGAGAACCCGGATACATTTTTGGAACTCGGAAGTACCATCATCTTTATTGTCATTAATGGAACTGCAAAGTTTCAAAGTAAAGCAATTAATTAAACGGTTGCTATTTTTATCATCAATGACTAAACTGAAAACCTATAAAAGAGAGTAAATCCTCAAATATATCAATAAAATACCACATAGGGGGTTTTAGACATTGACTGCTAAGTCACGCATCAACACATTTCCATCATTTTTTGAGGATACACGTACAGTAGAGGCCAATATTTATTGCCTGGTCCCATATTATCCCACAATGTCcccataaaattttaaagaaatagaCTGTGCAGCTCCTCTTTATTAGATTTTTGTATCCTCGTGTCTACATGCAATATTTGACCACAAAATTCTAAGTGCTTGACtgacaaaagaaaattttggatgcATGGTGTCTTGCAACAAAGTTAACCATCATAACAATTATCCACAGAAGACAAATTCCAGAGGATCTGACAAATATCTTACTTGCCCATAGATTGATCTAAGGCACGCAAGGAATCAGCAAAACCAGCAACTCCACCAGGACCATATACACAGCTCCTAGGTCTTTCAAAAAGGCCACGCATTTTCACAGCAGTTGCAAACAGGGCACTAAACTCTGAGGCTCTCCGATCAGCTGCACAAATATGGGTTTGGGCTTCCTCTCTCGCTTCATGCAAACAGTTCTCCAACTGAGCACAATTCATCTGTTATAAAGCAAAAAAGGAAAGATTATGGAAATGTGAACTGTGAAGTACAAGCACAACTATGGAAATGTGAACTGTGAAGTACAAGCTCAACGGATTCTTAAAGCATGTATTCAtacatgaaaaataaataaaagccaAGCAAAATGCAGAGAGGGGGACTGAATCCAATCAGAATGAAGATTACATCtgataaaaaaaaagtaatgaGATGGCCAAATTTAGGGAAAGTATTGTAGGCAGTGATGGTACACACCAAACGCCTTTCTTCTCTTCCTCACTTTCTCCCTCATGGTGACAAATTACTAAACAAGCAAAGATTTATCTTGTAGGTAAAGATGTCCTTGCTTATGCAATTAAGAGTGATGGAACACAACAAAGGCCGATCTTGCAATAGTTTCAGTCATTCCAACTGCCTATGCCATTGAATTTAGAAGAACAAAAATTTTATGGCAAGCATTATAAATGTGTCCTTTCTGTTATTGCTAAATCAGGAACCAAGTATGACATTCAAGCAATTATCACAAGTTGAGGTCCTTGAGGACAAGAAAAGCCTAGGCTTTTTACGGAAAAAGAAAAACCTCTTCAAGGATGAGAAGGAATACAGACTCCAAATCCTCAAAGAATCCAAATTGCTAAAGGAAAATGTTGTTCTTATCAAGTGACACAGTTGAGAAGAAAATAAATACTCAAGCTATATTTGCGAAGTCCAAAAAACTTAAGCAGGGGTCACCCAATTTTCAGAAAATGCAAAAGATAACAAATTCCTCAGTTGAACAAAATTTTCTATATTGCAATTCGGCAAAAAATTAGTAAGCCTATTAATGCAGAATAGGAAGATTAGaattttatttaggaattttaattattatagaattaggaaatttaaaaagtttttattatttaggaattttcttattattaggtttattatttcttattttatcttatttagtattcctaattagaGTTGATTAGGGTTTCTATTCCTAAATTGATTAGAGTTGTAAGCTctgtaaatataaataattttatattaatttgtagttgaattataattattattgagattaaataaaattattgagaattagttctctttttCAATGAtcggtctttttttttttttaaattcttgttTGTTCTATATtaattttggtatcagagcctaaaATCGAGCCAAATTTTCATCTCTTTCCACAAAATTACCAAACTTTTCATTTCAAGTCTTTCCATTCCTTAGATTTCCACCAGTGTTTTTGCCCTTCAAAATTTTTCCTTGCTGCCTacacttcaaaaaaaaaaaaaaaagagttgaaaaccaaaaGAACCCAGCAACTCGTCGTCACACGATCTGTCTCTTCGTGTCGTCGGAACTTCACTTCGATGCCCCTGGAGCTTTAACCTGACGGATCGAGTATTCGGATCAACTTCCATACCCAACAAGCTCAACCTTGTTTTCAATAGAAATTACTCTTAAAAGTtgaattttgagtttttttttttttttcaagtaagATATGTTTTCTTACTTCAAATGCCGTGGAAACTTATATTGAGAGGCTAGAAGAGGAGATAAATTACTACAAAAATGTAATGTTATCGAagaaattaattataacattGAATTTCATAAGGATCAATTACTATCTCTATGTCATTGGATAGATAATTATAGTTATATACGTGATCGTGAAATATGTTCTTTCTTACATGGTGAATATCACAAGTTAGACAGATTTTACTAGATAAGGAAAGGAAATATGAAGATTTATAATAATTCTTACAAGTTAAGGAAAGAGAGCTTGAAGAATACAGGAAAGAACTTGTGATTTCAGGTGTGAAAAAACTAAAAGCACAGTTTGATAAGTTATCAAAAGTAGAAGTACAAGTTAGTGAGTTATGAAAAATAGAGCTTAAATAAGTTATTAGTAGCTGTGCGAGAACTTaaagaagaaattaaaattgcaaaGCAAGAAAAGAAGTTTGGCTTTCAAGATGAACGAAAAGAAGAATTTGTAGAGCAActtgaagatgaaatgaggaACAAAATGACCAACCTGAAGAACTTAAGTTTGAAGAGTCTAAAATTGAAAAATCCAAAGTTTTGATTGTTGAAACTTCATCTATTAAAGACCTTATTTTAGAGCTTGGAGTTAATCAAGCCGTGCAAACTCCAATTGAATTGAAGAAAATCAACTAGTGGAGCCAACAAAAGAATTTGGAAATTGAAATCTTGTTCTTAAGGACATTTCAACTATTGTTTTTATTGATTTTATCTGTCCAGTTTACAGATGTTTTCAGGAATACAGAAGAGAGTGTAAACCTTTTCAAATCAATTTTGTTGCTACTGTCCAAGAAGATTATGCTATTTGTTCTCCGTATCTGCTTTGTATTCATTTAGCACTTCAAGACTAGAGGATGAGTTTTTTCCAACTAGGGGTGAATAATGCAGAATAGGAAGATTAGAattttatttaagaattttaattattatagaattaggaaatttaaaaagttattattatttaggaattttattattattaggtctattatttcctaatttatcttatttagtattcctaattagaGTTGATTAGGGTTTCTATTCCCAATTAGGGTTGTAAGCTCTATAAATAGAGctaattttatattattcaatAGTTttggattatgattattattgagattaaataaaattattgagaattagttctcttttcCAATGATTGGTCCTTATTTACTCTTCGTTCTTACTTGTTCTACATCATCTATCCATCACAccatattatgatgtcaaaaatataaaaactatGCATTCGAGAAAAATGAATACTAATCCAGCACAAAACCAGTTTTATCCAAAATGGAACAGAAGTGGAAATGCTGTGGCTCATGTGCTAATACCTGAGATTCATCAAGGAGCTTCTGACTCATTTCCAATTCCCTAGCAAGCACTGTAACATCCTCCATAGCAGCTTTAAGCTTGGATTCAGTTTCACTCAATCAATTTGATTTTTCTATAAGTGCCCTTTGCAATTCCACCACAAGATCACCAATGATTTTAGGCTCAACTGCAGCACCAGTAATGTGATACCCCTtaaccgactacagtgtagccgagcaagacatgtcacactcggtaccggagcaccctattttattttattttattttattttattcctttaaaaattttgttcttattatattttaatattaattatctttctatgaagaaaccagcgaaatttcccctgtttctattatcatttggcgtatttcactattcacctgcttgaaattcaacaatatttttaaaataaaatctcataatcatctcatatttcaatatcatccatggatttcaattctcatattcgtttccatccactttccttcatactccattcacatatcaaaattctcatatttccattaatttacataatttgcaaactaattgaataaatttacaatttacatgatatacaaattaattacatatgaaaaagctaatttattaatttacatcacatttctattaattacctgttcataatctacattaaaatacaatatctagcattttatataaaatacaaaatatgatctatatgggccctatctacatgcattgttaaggaggtgacaaccttgaatacttcagacacttctgcagatctggactcaaaaaatctcagtcaaagtacctgcgcgaggaaacaaatccatcgcgttaagcattgctgcttagtggtgcaataatataacaagaaaataatatatacaaataaagaaataatataacataatttaaatattcaggaatcaatttgatttactatGATATttttagtattaactatcttatatgctaattcgttcctctttggaagtactgagtttatagccttacagtaataatattcaatatacattttattctaggaATATTGTATTTGAGGTCTATCTACGATTttgtaaattgtatttttgttatgtttctattgctaatatctttttcacattttatttaatactttctaatgtttttaattgctaatatgcttaaataatttcaataatttacactgcccaggtaacctataacaggctgactaaactagataacgggttgttggcactggacaccggggtgcctcgggccgtcataccatgggacgcgaaacgtcaaccacgtttgcagtcagtatgactaaaaagccatgataatatataatcgggcataaaaaccatgagtgcgggcataaagccatgagtgcggacataaagccttacgcagtactgctaaaataataccctattggcatactaatctatccaatctgacacacgtgtttaGGTAATACATGGGTACATAAACACGattaagtgttaatatgttttgttttattatttcattatttcataataaattccaattataatttataagatTTCAATTCtatttgtaatagaaatataaatttttacaatacaattttacataaattatgcatttatcataatttatacattcatttattatattatttgtgttgatcacaattcacaacaatggttcttatgtaccattgtactcaaaacattctttttgtttctcatatgccattaattatgtAAGGTATTAATTTCTAGTTACAAAAGAGGCATAAGCCCTAGTGGTAATTTCGCCTCATTTTCACATTTAACagtccatatatatataattcacattttatattcccagttatattatgaatatattatgaggtccagaactgaaaattaaattttccctagcaatgtagttgagatacaaacttatttatgtattaattttaatttctctttttcctCATGATGAGAAGTATTCATAATTCACCTTAATTCCTCTCTTGTACCACTTATTGGGTAGGATATTATTATTGTTCGAATTACAATGAAAAATAATTCCTCATGTtgacttcatctcatttatacatttgacaaTTCACTTATGCTTATTACAATTTCATGTTTTCAATTGTATTACTAATGCAtcatgaattctatttgtaatgggcatataagccctaactatctatttctcatgatttaggtgaattatcactcatatttcaagtaatccatgaatatttcatggatttcaaatttagctaaattttactTCAATCATAGTCACTCAAAttcaccattcacaatttacctaccacatcctatattaataactacaatggttcttatagttttattttctacttcacataatttagtggttaccattcatttgaccatttccattcaaaggttgactttttgatttataataaatttgttgaacctaaattcaccaagataccatattttgtattttatttttattggcattgattgccaaactcaattcctagcctcctagattttattttaatttttcagaatttgaggtccaagtttactgttccattggaccttgctacagtagaattttgacaaaactttcttcatgaaagttgttcctttatgtgtcttctttaattccctttttgaatcactccatttgaaattttgtagttcaagttatagcctaaatatcataactggccagattggtctttacccagattttctgggcaaatttggttctgccagatttagtgtcctaacttggactagcaatttgaattggttagattcagaatttgagtttgttttcttcatgaaagttgttctaaattgtctaaactttctattgatataaaatttaggtcatttggacatttttacactgagttatggccaaatgaacaaacactgtggtcaatttccaggatcagcaggttggttacccagatttggtcaatttttagggtattttaagtttattttctggACAAGATTTCTTCATCataattgtgtcattatgtgtctagtttcatgtccaattggccttgcaccaattaaacctacacaactcaagttacagctgtccaaacttgctggactcacatccagccctgtagGTCCTATGAGACAGCATACTCAACCTtaaatccaaagccataattcacttcaattcctcatcaaacacaaccaaatggtcactaattgaccattaggactttcattcaccaacacatgagcaaaaccctagcttcatgcctcaaaccctaattctcaaatatccattcatgcacatacatcaattcaacatacttaatgatgtttaagtTTCATACTCACATTtaagaccacccatatacaacttaaattcattcaaactcatcaacacttccatcactaaggctgccaaaaattttaattgatccatacatggatatgtttttttaatttaataaatttctaactaaatccatatacctaacttcaaatttaaaaagaaaaatggagagatataacactaaccttttgatgagctaacttgagcttgtaattcttctcaatttcttcttcaaattgctgcctcaagcttgctctagtagtaaagattaattttagtgaagatagaAAGGGATTTTATGATGGTTTTgggtggaaatcaagcttgaaagaagtatttcaatggaggatttGAAGAGATGATCTCAACTGGCTAAAAATGAGGGAGGAAAACAacaaatttttattcaattttatcatcttttaaatgttttaatgTGTGCTTGTTGAGTTCTAATTGGCTAACCACTTTTTattgcatcatcatgatgtaataattgagtttttaatttcattttattttatctttctttcttttctcttttacatatttttaataaatttttcttcaatatttattcacattttatgttatataatgtATTTACTTAGTTGGACAAATTgatcaaaaattgtctctgaaaatgaaatgaccaaaatgccattcgttttgtttaacagactaaaattatctgtaccgattaataaaattttctaagcattttcttggcattctaatgccatctaaACCTCAACGacttttctctggagtcccaaaaattatttcacagggtttccctatGGGTATAAGGTCGACGACTACCTTTAccgtcgcttcccgttaggtcacccatcgttggggcaccggctcatttaacttcattgtattttatttttaaaatttctccttaatttttcttaccattatttcaattatttatgactttttactctagtctaaatatagttccagacattatgactgtcggacagacattagtcaccgaaatagtagaatgcacggacTAACTAAAGCGAGGGTGTTACAAGTAAGACATTTAGAGCTCGCATCCACTCAGCTGTGGAACTGTCTGCCAATGACATGCCCAGTTGTCCCACCATTTTATCTTTCCCATCTTTATCACTAACTTGCAGTTCTTCATGATGTGGATCCATCATCAGTGAATCCAACTGAGTACTTAGGAAACCAGAAGAATCCATCATATTTTCATCACCCCCGTCTCGACCTTTACTTGATTGCCTTGTGAAAAGTCCTAGTTTTGCATCCAAAGAACTAGAAATACAAGAAACCTCATCCATGGGCTCTGAAGTTGATACAAAAGGCACATGGGCTTGTCCATCACCATGGATTTGTGAATTGCTGCCCCCAACTCTTGCAGCTGGGAGGTCAAAATCAGATGCAACATTACTTCTTGAAAGTTTTTGCCCCTGCAGAAAATGATCAGACAATCTCTGCTCTAATTCTTGGATGCGCTTCTCATATGACAAACACTGAAGTTGCTTTGCGTTTAGCATAGAATGGAGATGCTTCCCATACTCATATTTCAAATGCAAGGCTTCAGCTGTCTTCTCTGCAGCATTCTTCAACAAACTATCCACTTTGCTATCATCCAATGACTCATGCGATTTCAAGGCTAAGAGAACATATGAGTGCTTTTGCAGAAGCAAGTTCAGCTTTCAGTTTTGCATTCTCAACTTCCATCTTGCTAGTTCCAGCACTCTACCAAATCACAACCTTCAAGGCTCTCAGAAAAGTCTTTGTCAAGAGTGTCTGCAACAATCTCTTCCGTCTTAGCTGCATGAGAACTGTCATTAGACATGCAAAATGAGCCTTTCAAGCTTGCATGCTTCTTACTCTTTAGAGGTAGTCCCACCAAATAATCAGGCGCATGATGGCCCAGGTCTGAGATATCAATATTAAGCAAATTTGTGTCAAAAGGAGCTATATTGACATCGCACTGACTTGGAATATCATACAAGCCCATTGAATCTAATATATCCCGCGGTAGATATGAACTATGTGCTTTTCGAAACTCTTCCCGTCTATTCAACCTCCCTCTTGGTGGCAAGCCTTTCAGCCAACCGTCCAGCCATGCCCATGTAAAGTTTCATGGAGGCCTTTCTTCTTACCACTTCTGCAAGGCAGGCTCTATATGCAGGACCAATCCCATGAAGCAGCCTCAGGTCAATAAATAGATCACCTTGGCACACCATATCTTCTCTAAAAACTGGAAATTTTAATTtagtatatttaataatataagtaATACATGTTATTTCTTGCATGTAATTGTGCAGAAAAATGTTTATCTCGTTCTTCTTATCGTTGCAAAACTCAAGAAGCTTGGCAATTGAGCGACCACAAGCTGCCATGTTAGGCAAATGATTCTTATCATGGACATCATATATGGGACCCAGGGTTGAAACTGCATCATGAGGGCGAAGTGAGGAGGACAATTGGTAGGACAGACAATCACCCACAAGTTTCTTTACTGTATGTACATCTTTGCTGCATGAATACAATGACACAATCATTAGTCAACAGAATTTACAGTATTTTCCTACAACACAACTATGACAGCACATAAAAGCAACAAACACAAGTAGAGTAATTGATTAATGGCACTAATGATGTTTCATAGTCTTCTGCAATTTGGAAAGGGCAAACCTGAAGGCTTTGTAGCACTGCATGCTTCAAAACCACCTTCAAACGATTTAATGATTTATGATGTTCATTTTATTTCTCTCAATATATAATCAAATATAATAAAGAACATCAGAAAATCAAAACTCCCCATAATAAATGAAGCCCAGAAAGAATGAAGTTCCAGTCCTGCATTCAAGAAATTCTATGCACAAAGTTAAGAAGGAATGATAGGTGCAAAATCATCTAGTGTAATAATAAATAACAAAATCTAAAGAAATAATGACCTTAGAGTAGAGAATGAATGCATCTTATTATATGGAAAAGATTCTAATGTAAATGACTTCTACAAGTTGATGAGGGAATTAGAACTTAGGAAGACAGGAAAGCTTTCTATGCTTTATAAACAAAAAGACCAACAGCCATATACTTGATGATTCAATCAAGCTACAGTAATCACCTAGAAtggttaaattttaaaataaatacaaaataaaaaagcTACAAGTTCTTACCAGATGCGATGAAAAATCAGTGGCAATTTGAAACCTTAATGTCAATTCAGTAACATCCAGCTCTATATATCCAACTTAAATGTGCAAAATGGGCATTAGAGCCAAGAAGAACTGGAACAAAAGTTCCCAAATCTATTTTCCTCGCCAAGCAAAACTCCCCTACTCCTTCCTTTTCCCCTTTTTGAACTTCAGTGCAAAAACTTATTGTAGGCTACACCTAACTAAATTTCACCATCGTAACATCTAtctataaaataaagtaaaactcaCCAATGTCACAACAATTGGTGTTTCACCTGTGCATATATAAGAATAATTGACACTTTTTTCCAATGGCAGGTGATGAGCATCAAAGATTCTAAAAACTCAACAGCTATGAGAAAGTAAGAGAAGTCAGAACCAGTGTACACAGTTATGTTTATCACTTGAAAACACCTAGACCAATGCTAAGATAAGATTAGCATAATGGTAAACAAACTTCTACATAGAAATTACAAGAAAAAAGGCTCAAAACCAATTCTCAGCAGTCAGCAATACAGTAATGCGAAGCATTACAGTATTTCTAAAGGATCAGCTTATTGCATCAATCAAGATAAATCAAGCAAATACGGAAAGCATCACAAACTTAACAAaggtaaaacaaaataaaaccacTAATATAAAATCACGGAAGTTAGTTCAAATGACTAAGATTGAAGTCTGCCAACCTTAAAGATTGAATTATGCTCTTCTGTTCATTGATGAATTGCCGATGCTTCTTGATGGTTAGCTCTAAATTCCTAATAGGGCATGGAAGTCCTGCGAGCAAATAACTCCTTGACCTTGCACTTTACTTCACCAAACTTCTGCTTAAACTCCAAAACCTTCTTCTCAAACTGCCTATGGGAGTTGCTACAATTCTCAACAGCTTTTCTCAGGTTCTCTTCCTTCACAAAATCCACTAAACACTTTTGTGTAGTGGTCTGTAAAGCTGGATGAAGCTTGGTAGACCTCAGTTTTTCTAAATCCCTCCTGTAATTCATTAGGAGTTCAGAATGCATCCTGTGCTGCTGCCTATAGCGCTTCATGAATTCTGAGTAATTCTGACTAATCATCCTATAGTTTTGATCCAAATTACCACTAGCAACCTCAACTGCTCTCTCCTGTACCTTTTGCTCCCTCAATAGCCTCTCACAATGCTCATACATCAAATGAGTTCTACTATATATTGCATGACCCCTATGGTAATGGGACCGAAATCGCCACTCATAAGAAGGCAAAGCCTTCAATGCGGGGTCCAATGCATCATCTAAGGGGTGGGGGTCGTGTGGACATGCTGGTGACGGATGATCTGCAACTTCAAGAATATCAACTTGCTCAGGTGGAGGGGGCTGGGAATTTTCTTGGAGCCTAGCTCTATTGAATATAAACACAGGTCAATCACTGGACGGAAGCTTATAAGCAGAAAGTGGATGCTGGGATTCGAGTTTCATATCCAAACACAAATTGAAATTAATCCCAGAGACTGATTCAATAAACCGCATAACCCCCTCCACAGGAGTTGTTTCATCACAATCAAGCGCAAAGGAGTTACCATTTTTTGCTATATGGACCAGAAGCTTACCCTCATGAACCGAACTTTCTGTGATGCTTGAACTCATCTTATCCTTGGAAGCAGAATTGCCCACCACAAAATACAAGAGAATGAAAAATTCACCAACTCTACGGCAAAATGTTTAGCTAAAACCCCAAACAAGGCCAATCGAACCCAAAAATATGGTCGAAACAATTCAATTAAATGTGTTAAAACCAAACGGGAGGATTACCCCTTTTTAGAGCTTTAAACCTTGATTTTTCACGACCCCGCTACAGAAATTTGCCAAAACAGCCAATATTCCGAAaacccaccaagaattgaatcgacaGAGCACTAGTTGCTTTCGACTCACCATGAGAATCTGCAAAATCATAAGCAAACCTTCCAGAGATATCTGCAAAAACAGCCTATCCGAAGCACACCCTCAGGAGATTTTATCCAAAAAGCTATGAGCTAATATACCCAAATCCTCCAAAATACCCCCAATTTAGCAAAAATAACCTCAACTGTGCTCCTGCGATGCTCAGAACAAAACCTAGAGCAAAGAACAGGTCCATCATAAGCTTTGGTATCAATATCCGCCTCTACTCTTTCTCTAGCCACTAATTTTGGGTATGTGGATGTTCCAAACTCATTAGAAGTGTAAGTTTTTATTGGAAATTTTTTGTTTCTGTTTAAATGTTGGGTTTagtttttttattcttttataaTATTTAGAATCCTTTTCTTTATTCATTGGTGagtgattttattttatatatctaGATTATTTCGTTAATTTTGTTAATTACGTAACAAATATTGAACCCTTTAGTTatggaaaaaaaatttttaaatggtgtaagtaaaatttaaaataatttttatatatttaaattagtaataaggatattttaataatttttatatttattatatcatatcatACTATCTAATTAAACGAGAAAAGATTATTAAATTATTCTatact
Above is a genomic segment from Hevea brasiliensis isolate MT/VB/25A 57/8 chromosome 17, ASM3005281v1, whole genome shotgun sequence containing:
- the LOC110635403 gene encoding LOW QUALITY PROTEIN: autophagy-related protein 11 (The sequence of the model RefSeq protein was modified relative to this genomic sequence to represent the inferred CDS: inserted 4 bases in 2 codons; deleted 2 bases in 2 codons; substituted 1 base at 1 genomic stop codon); translated protein: MSSSITESSVHEGKLLVHIAKNGNSFALDCDETTPVEGVMRFIESVSGINFNLCLDMKLESQHPLSAYKLPSSDXPVFIFNRARLQENSQPPPPEQVDILEVADHPSPACPHDPHPLDDALDPALKALPSYEWRFRSHYHRGHAIYSRTHLMYEHCERLLREQKVQERAVEVASGNLDQNYRMISQNYSEFMKRYRQQHRMHSELLMNYRRDLEKLRSTKLHPALQTTTQKCLVDFVKEENLRKAVENCSNSHRQFEKKVLEFKQKFGEVKCKVKELFARRTSMPIRNLELTIKKHRQFINEQKSIIQSLSKDVHTVKKLVGDCLSYQLSSSLRPHDAVSTLGPIYDVHDKNHLPNMAACGRSIAKLLEFCNDKKNEINIFLHNYMQEITCITYIIKYTKLKFPVFREDMVCQGDLFIDLRLLHGIGPAYRACLAEVVRRKASMKLYMGMAGRLAERLATKREVEXRREEFRKAHSSYLPRDILDSMGLYDIPSQCDVNIAPFDTNLLNIDISDLGHHAPDYLVGLPLKSKKHASLKGSFCMSNDSSHAAKTEEIVADTLDKDFSESLEGCDLVEXAGTSKMEVENAKLKAELASAKALICSLSLEIAESLDDSKVDSLLKNAAEKTAEALHLKYEYGKHLHSMLNAKQLQCLSYEKRIQELEQRLSDHFLQGQKLSRSNVASDFDLPAARVGGSNSQIHGDGQAHVPFVSTSEPMDEVSCISSSLDAKLGLFTRQSSKGRDGGDENMMDSSGFLSTQLDSLMMDPHHEELQVSDKDGKDKMVGQLGMSLADSSTAEWMRALNVLLVTPSL